In Panulirus ornatus isolate Po-2019 chromosome 2, ASM3632096v1, whole genome shotgun sequence, the DNA window TAAAAACCTGCAGTTAAAAAGTATGGAACAATCTTGCCCTGTCCACATTGACTTAAGAATCTAGATTACTAAGAATGACTGAAAATGTTAAGGctgtatttcttaaaatgttgGCAAGAGAGACTTTAGCTATAGCCACCCCCCTTAATGGGAGTCCCCGgaaggaacagacatcagagagatATATCATGATCAACACTTGGAAAATTCAGGAAGGCATGATTCCCGGTATCCACccaaaattattttccttttgtcATATTACCACTGAAATTGAAAGGTAGAATAAGCACAACAAAAGAAGACACTGTAAATACCTGTACATAACTGGTTGCTGGTATTGTTTAACTCATTGCTTAAAGCTCTGAGAAATACTATGAACAGTTCTGTGGAGAAACTCCAAAAAGATTGGGAGAAATACCAACAAAATGTTCTACTCCAGATAGGATGTTTGTGGTTACAAAACATATGGACCATAGGTTCTAATAGTTTAGCTGAGCAAATGAGCAACACAACAGATTGCGTGAGTAGACCTGAGAAGCTGTTGTAAGGTACACTAacagatattttatttttctcagtatgatatgaatgcaaagtttATTCTACAGAGCTAATGTCTTTATAATACCCAAAACATAAAACACATATACAGCTGACAGTATATTTTACTTTATACTGTTTTCCTGACAAAGAACCATCCCTGAATAGTACAGCAGAAATAGATGTGAATAATCAGTTATAATGTTGAGTCAAATGATTCTCTGTTCCAGCAAACAAATTATGGAATTGGATACTTAGTACAACTATTAGGAACATTATCAATCTATCCATCAATCTTTCAGAGTCTAGTCATTCAAAACTGTAAAGATATCAACAGTATATATAGAGAGCTGATCTCACCAGTGGTATCTTAAGAATTGACTACTTTGTATTAGTAATTTCAAAACCAGAGTCAAAAAAGCTGTTCTCAGAAAAACTACATAGAAAAACTACAATCACTCCAACTGTTTCAGTGATACTATCTGCTGGCTGAAAAAGCAACAATATACGGTACAAGTTTCATAATAACAAATTATGAAATATTAACAGATGAAGCAAGAATATCTTTATCTTATTAATGGTTGGATTGCTTTGCATTTAGCCACGTCATAGTGATAGTAGTTCCTGGTTAAGTTTTTGAATCTGGAAAGTCATTACAACTAAAATTTTATGTGACATACAAAGATAATATTACTGGGTACATCTCTTTTTATGCCTGACATTTTGTGTTTTCTTCTAATTTTCATATAAAGCTGAATGCAGCTCCCAAGATCACTTTGTGCAAGTTAGGTCAGCttaaagaataagatattttgcaAGGCGAGGTAGTTGTATCTTTTACTAGACAACCAAATGATACATGATAGTAAACAGTTTTGACCATGTTAAGCTAGTTATAATGTATTTCAGTTCATACCAACAACTTGAACCAAATGTGTCTGAAATTTACTTGGTATTTCATTAGAGAAACAAATGTTTTGcagtatattttcatatttatgaaTTCATTACTTTTTCAGTGATGTATGTATTTAACACTTCACAGGAAGGTGCCACTTTAACCGAGGGCCCCAaggtcagcagcagtagtacctcGACCTCCAGCGTCCAACAGTCATCCTTCAATGATAATAGCTCCACTTCATCCTTCAAAAGTTCATCATCCAGGACTGTTATTCAGTCTTCATCCAGCTTTGACAGTTCTAccactgatggtcttgaaggcttGTCCAAGGAAATGCGAGATAGGCTAATGTTCAGTGACTCAGGATTTGGATCAACAAAGACCAGTACATGTTCATCCCCAGCACCCAGTGAAGCAGGTTCAGAATCTTCCCGTGTTTCATCCACTATGGAGTTTGATTTAAGCAAGAAAGCTCCCATGCGTACAGAAGTGGCTTTTAATGTCAAAAGCCCAAGTCAGCCGTCACCACAGCCAGTATTCCAGAAgactcatccacagcagacattTCCACCAATGAACCAACAGCCTCAATTCCAGCAACCTACCCACCCTATGTATCAGCAATCTCCCCAACAAACACCTCAGTCCATGTTCCAGCAACCTCTCCAACCCCAATACCAGCAGCCACCCCAAAACCAATATCAACAGTCACCTCAGCCCCAATTCCAACAACCACCTCAGCCTCAGTTCCAACAGATACCCCATTCCCAGTTTCAAGAGCCATTACAATCTCAGTTCCAAGAGCCACCTcgatctcatctccaacagtcaACCCAATACCAGTTTCAACAGCCACCCCAGTCCCAGTTCCAGCATCCACCTCAGTCCCCATTTCAGGAGCCACTCCAGTCCCAGttctcaccaccaccccaaccccagtcTGAACAGCCGTCAGAGTCCCCATTCcaaccacctcctcaaccacagTTCCAACAGCCACCTCAGTCCCAGTTTCAAGGGTCACCACAGTCTCCTTTCCAACAGCCACCCATGTCTGAATTCCAGCAGCCACCCCAGTTTCATTTTCAAAAGCCGTTTCAGTCCCAGCAACCACCCCAGTCCATGTTTCAACAACCACCACAGTTCACACCTCAGCAACGTATCCAACAAATGTTTGAAAAATTTCCTCCATCTGCTACACAGCCAAGTCCACAGCCAGTGAGTAAGACAGCACCCCAGGTTCCCCCTTCTCCATCAGTAGCAGTTGGATCTGGAAATCAATCCAATGTAAGTGTTACAGAGGAAAATGGCCGACGCATCCTTACTTCCCAGACATCCAATATTGTGCAAGAGAAAGATGGTATCATGGAACACAAAGAAACTGCAGCTGAAATTAGTGATAAAGATAGTCAAGCTGCACGACGTGAAGCTTCTACTAAGATCTCTCGTCAAGAAGAAGATCCAGAGGGAAAATTCAAGCGTTCGGAAGCAGCTGatgctgcagaagttagtgaatcATGTATCCAGCACATGCCTGATGGCTCAGTTATGTCTGTGAAAAAGAGCtcatcttctgcttcttctgttaAGCAGTCATTTTCATCCTCAACAGGTGATTCTGGATCTTTCTTCCAAACCCCAAATTTCCCTAGTGGATTTGGTGATCTAAGGAATCTTATGGACCGTGGCCATACCCTAATGTCTCAGATGTCTACAGATTCCATGGCTTCAAATTTGTCTGGAAGGTCTGGGTTCACAGACATGTCTAATTTTTCTCACTTCACTGATGCTTCAAAGTATTCTGACATGTCAAATTTTAGTAATTTGTCTGATATGTCACAAATGTCTTCCAGGTCACAGAATCAAAATGTTGCAAACACAGGACATATGCCCCAAGACTTTAACACATCATCGAGGATTGTTAAGTCATTCTcaacatcatcatcctcttcctcttttagCAAATCTTCATTCTCATCcaactttggagacaagaatttCTAAATACCGCTGCTTAGTGTTTATCAAATTAAGTTAATATGGCAGCATTTCATCTTGGTTCATTAAGTGCTCTGGTGTTGTTGCTTACTGTTCACATCTTAAATTTCTTACTCATTGCTTTTGGTTCAAATATAACAGCTTTAGAATGCTGGTGCTATCATTATGCCTTTTAGACTTAAAAAAGAATACCAGAATGGCAGCCAAGTCTCTCtaaatttttatttcattttagctTTTCAGTTTCAAGAGTTTCATATGTCATTACCAAAATTTTTAGGCTTGTATGTTGATTATGGCTCAAAAATTTTAAGATCTTGGATATCTCATGAAATATCTCATTTATTGCAAGAATTGTTAGAAGACAAGAATCCAGTATTATTTTATAAGTTTATACTCATTACTGATAAGTGGAATTTTTATCAATCCTCATAACATCTACTGTGAAAAACTACATTGTTTATTTTCATTAGTATTAAGAGTCATTAAAATAAGTAATATATTATCTTGTTTTATACACTGTGTGAATTTTGAATAAAATGTTCCATTTACTCACAATGAATGTCTGTTTCACACATAACATTAGCCATTCAGCACAGTGCTTAGCACAAATATGTTTCTATAAAGTTTCTCAGCAAAATCTGATGCTTTAACAAGTGAACTGCCTTTCTTATCTGTAGCCACTGTGCAGTTAATATGCAGCTTTGAGGGATGAAGGAGTAAAGAGGCAGGAATGAGAAAGATAAAGTATCTTACCTACTGGTAGTCCACATTTTTTTACAGTAAACTGTAAAGGAAGAAAATGTGGGAAGTGTTATTTTCATCGTATTAAAAACAGATACACACTAAACCTTAAGCTGGCAACTACGAGACCAGAACAATGCCAGATAATAGAATTTTCTATTTCATTGGTAGTCCCATTAAAAACTATACTAAAAGAGTATCTTTCATATCCATACCTACTTACTACGTGCCACAGGAATCCCGTCTATCCTCAAGAGCCTCCTGCAGCACTTACGGAGCTGGTCATGTCAAATGGTCACAACTACAGGTCATTAATTACTGTGATGTTATGTGTGCCTCTATGAGTAGGAAGCACAGGGGAACTGAGCAGTAAAAGTTCAGTGTCTcctttgtggtagttgcatcatgggcatgaagggcctTGGGTTAAGTTGAAGCAACGGTAGTagtgctatagtgatgggtgatgtccagagcataagcaGAAAAAAGTGACTCATATATGTCTAGGGATTTtggtttctgatggatgtataCCTACTGAAATAGAATTTGAGAATGTGTTGGAAGATTGATTATTCAGTGCTTTCCGAGTTATCACAGTCTGCAGGTATTTTGTCATTGCTTTATGTGGTTGGGATGGGGTATCTGTGAgttgaggttactgaagtgtgaggcaggggtaagctttgtTATTTCTGTTTAGGGGTTGTGGTTTGTTACTAAGTCATCTGGGTGGGAGAGTTCTAGTGCTGTTGCACTGAATTGCATGCTGAGAATGTTGAGTTTGGTCTGTATTAGGATGACCTTTGTTCCACTGGGAAGGTGGTGAGtttttgtggttgctaggcagccagtgactgttTATAAGTGCACTATTCTGTGTAGCTTGCAGctttgttttatttacttttaggAGGGTAGAGGACGAGGCAGGTAAAGCATACTTTAAATTGGAGCAGAAGAATTGTTTGTATAAGGTGTTatggaattctttttcttgtccaaatctggtgtcaGTTAGTGTTTTGAGGGCTTTTAGTTTGTGTTTTGCTTTAGCATTTATGTTtttggtggaggggggagagtcTTTTGtgctttgtatgtgatatatgataTACCCTTATTTACATCTTGCTTTAGGAGTCTTTTGTATCCTTATGAGGCTTTTGCAGCAATAAGGAAGCTGGCCACAACAACCAGTCATGACCACAGTTCATTAAGTgctgtgtgtgcatctgtgtgccAAGACTGCGAGCAATTGAGAAGAATacttggtgtcttctttatggtagctgcACTGAGggaatgaagggtcttgggatatgctgaaatggcgTTTGTAGTGATGTCCTAGAGTGCGAGTGGGAGCGTGGcttgtgtgtgtaaggggagtaTGGTTTCTGGGGCACATATGTCTGGTGGGTTATAGTTTTAATAAAGATTTGAGTTGGGTGGTCAGCTGTTTAGAGCTTGTCAggttatgtgagtgtgtatgtgtttagtcAGTGTTATATCTGTTAGGGTTAGGGGGTCTGTGAgtggaggttactgaagtgtgaggcaaggggaagctttctatttctatttgtgggttggtagttagttacagtGGTTTGGGTGAGATGGGTCTTGTGTTACAGCATAGAAGAGAGCCAAGCTTGTTGAGATGGAACTGTACTGGGAGGAtgcttgtttcattgtgaaggtgatgAGTGTTTGTTTTAGCTAAGCAGCAagtaattgttctgagtgcactattttgcaCGTTTGTTACATCTACTTTTGACAGGGTGGAAGACCCGGCAGGTGAGGCAGTTTGAATTGGAGCAGATGTATTGCTTGCATAGGATGTAAAGGAGTTCTTTTTCATGTCCATATCTAGTGCCAGCTAGTTTTCTAAGGGGATTTAGTTGGTGTGTTGCTTTTGTACTGATGTTATTAGTGTGTGGATTAAATATCATTTTatcatatgtgatgcctagaaaaATTAAGTGTTTTGCTAGTGAGAGAGATTGTCCACTCAAGGTAACTGGAagatgtgagctggattcatgtctgtctataATCCCAATCATACAGCCTAATTAAAGGTGTCTTTTAACTCGTGGTTTAACCTTAAGCAggttttccctggctgcttcatatgccctggtttagtccaatgacagcatgttacctcctgtataccacatcgctccaatttattcTGTGAATGTCTCACCCAGTTGCATGTTCAGGTTCAAAgaactcaacatctttttcatatCATCCTTCCATCTATAGTTTGGTTCCCCCTtcttcttgtcctctccacttctaatacatatatcatatatcctctttgtcaacctttcctcattcattttctccataagtcGAAAACCCTCTCCTcatttattttctccatatgtcgaaaACCTCagtacatccttttctgctctctcaatcatactcttctattaccatacctctctcttatcctatcattatcGTTCCATTCCGCAATGCTTCCAGAATCTTTTCCCCAGGTATCCagaacacttcactgcctccaatttttctccatttaaactcacacttcACCTTACCTGTCGTTTtgcactactaaacctaatatccttgcttttatttacatttactctcaagtttctcctttcatatactctcacagtcagacaccaacttctacagtttcttattcaaatcagtcaccagtgccaGGTCGTCAGCATACGCCAAcagacacttcccaggccccttcagactgcatacctacccctctcttcaagacctttagatttacctccctcaccaccccatacataaacaaattaaactgccatTGTTACATCgctcatccctgccacagacccaccttcacctggaccgaaccactcgccctcctctctGCCTGGCCTGCTCGCACATATACTTCACTCATCCTCTAGATAAAAATTCCtcgctgcttctaatagctttccccCACCCATATATATGCAACTCTTTCCTCAAAGCatttctattaaccctatcatatgcttttaccagatccataaatgccatgtacaagTCTTTGTGTCTCTTAAGAGTTTCTCACAACATCTTCAATGGAAACACCCGATgaacacatcctgtaccactctcgaaaccatactgttcctcctcagtctgatgctatgtgcatGCCACTGATCTCTCAGTCACCAATCTTctacacaacttaccaggtatactcaactaaCCTCGGTAATGTGAACACTGGCCTTTGTGCAGGGCAGGACAAATGAAGAGTAAGTGCTGCATGTTTTCATCGTTTACAGTGTTGTACAGGTGAGTGAGGTCCAaagcgtatatatgtgtgtgtgtgtgtgtgactcatgtttgtatgGAGAAGTTGGTCTCTGATGGATGTATTTCGGAAATTGAGAAGCGAAAGAAAGGGGCATGCCAAGAtgcagatgaaaggatggagtaaagaagtCACTGGAATATCCAAGCTTTGATATTCAGTTGAGCGACAGATGGGCTTAACCTTTCTTTTTCAGCAAAAGGATATTCACCTTTTCACTGTCTTCAcgaaaaaaagtattttctttaTAATAATGCATTCATTCATGCCAGTCCCAATTTCGTGACATGTAGCACTGTCCTTACTCAGACACTCACCTTCCAAGAACCGTAACTTAAGATACATTAACCATTATTCTAATACAGCATTACGAACCACATAGCCAGCCTCAAGCAGAATGATTTCATGGCTAGTGTCCAACCACAATATCATTCACAGAAAATCATTTTCTTATGATATGATTTGTAAAATCATGAATAACTTTGATGACCATAGTATTTTAGAGGGACTGAGAGTCATGGTTATTCTGTATGGTTTGGAGGATTATCTTGCTTATGTACGTAGTGATTTTAGTTCGATATATAACCCTTTCAGTTGATTTATTACACTGATATACGGAAATTTACTCACATCATaggtattctttttcctttattcttacaCCCGTAAGTTTTATCATTCTATTGTACTGATCTTCCCATTTTATATTTCAAGTTTTGCAACTGGGATTCTGAAAGTGAAGTACAGAATGTGTAATCTATTGTTTGAGATACGAACAATGTCAGTCTTTAACATTTGAGGATTGTTTTACACAGGTCTTCTTTCAGtacactgcatttttttttcagccagtGGTGAAGTATATTTTTCTACAAATGATATTATTGGTGTACAGAGGTTTATGTGTAAAACATTTGCTGCATACAAGTGATAGGAAAAAGACATGGACATGCAAGCATTAAAAATGACGGAAAACTTATGCATAGGCAATACAATAGAAATTTTAACCTGGAAGTTGAGCATTTTAATACTTTAATAAAAGAcgtaacaaaaataaaaacactGGGCAACACTGTGTGGCATTCAACAAGCATGTTGATCTATAGTTTTCTTATTAAACAGGACACTACTTGAAGGCAAATCATGTTCCCATTTTAATCATTCATATCAATTCTCACCAGACATATTTTGCTAATCTTTTCATAGTGTTGCATCTTTCGGGGAACAGACGGAAtttcaaatgtattttttttttttccttactgaaGAAACCTACAAGTTCCTCTTTTAAGAACATTGCACCTTAATGAATTATAACACTTGTACGGGTAATGCCGCCTATTGTGCGCTGTAATCAAGGAGATATGAGCTGCCCGATATCATTATTGACATCACGCTATGAGAATTTTTCTACCCTCTTTAGTATGTCTGCCCTGACATGAGAACACCTTCTTTCTTTCCAAGGTTAAACAGTAACACCCTCACATGCATCCAagtgaatacattttcttttcactgatggcacggttgtatatatatatatatatatatatatatatatatatatatatatatatatatatatatatatggttctctgaatgtaggtctgcggcaggggtgtgcgatgtctccatggttgtttaatttgtttatggatggggttgttagggaggtgaatgcaagagttttggaaagaggggcaagtatgaagtctgttgtggatgagagagcttgggaagtgagtcagttgttgttcgctgatgctacagcgctggtggctgattcatgtgagaaactgcagaagctggtgactgagtttggtaaagtgtgtgaaagaagagagttaagagtaaacgtgaataagagcaaggttattaggtacagtagggttgagggtcaagtcaattgggaggtaagtttgaatggagaaaaactgaaggaagtaaagtgttttagatatctgggagtggatctggcagcggatggaaccatggaagcggaagtggatcatagggtgggggagggggcgaaaatcctgggagccttgaagaatgtatggaagtcgagaacattatctcagaaagcaaaaatgggtatgtttgaaggaatagtggttccaacaattttgtatggttgcgaggcgtgggctatggatagagttgtgcgcaggaggatggatgtgctggaaatgagatgtttgaggacaatgtgtggtgtgaggtggtttgatcaggtaagtaacgtaagggtaagagagatgtgtggaaataaaaagagcgtggttgagagagcagaagagggtgttttgaaatggtttgggcacatggagagaatgagtgaggaaagattgaccaagaggatatatgtgtcggaggtggagggaacgagaagtgggagaccaaattggaggtggaaagatgaagtgaaaaagattttttgtgatcggggcctgaacatgcaggagggtgaaaggagggcaaggaatagagtgaattggatcgatgtggtataccggggttgacgtgctgtcagtggattgaatcagggcatgtgaagcgtctggggtaaaccatggaaagctgtgtaggtatgcatatttgcgtgtgtggacgtgtatgtatatacatgtgtatgggggtgggttgggccatttctttcgtctgtttccttgcgctacctcgcaaacgcgggagacagcgaaaaaaaaaaaaaaaatatatatatatatatatatatatatatatatatatatatatatatatatatatatgtgtgtgtgtgtgtgtgtgtgtgtgtgtgagctctttttcttttccttatatgATAAACACAGTTCTAAATGAATTAACTAGGTCATGTCTTCACTAATCTGTTAACGGTTCTCTGTTGTCAGTAGTTGAGGTGAGCACAGTGGCTGGTTCGAGTTCTCTAAATATGAATATTCTGCATCTtctagatattttctttttttttggggggggggggtaagaaagCCACAGACACGTATCTGTTGCATGCATTTTTCTGCATGTTTGGCACGGAAATATTTAATAAGATAAATGATGTAGTGTACTCAGAGCAAGTGACATCTTACTAGAGAATTTTCTATCATTATGATGAAATTATGTTGGATTTCAGTTATAATGAAGTGATACAGCTGCATTATCGTTTATGTTTCAACGAACAATCATCCTGTTTTTATCAAAATAAATGTGATTGTTAAGGACTGACAAGTCATCAAAAAAAGCCGTATTTACCTATGAAGACAACTGTATATTTAAACTGCTATTGTATAATTGCACTGTTGTATTACTGGCATTGCTAATACTTTGATCGTTTCCTTGCGTATGAATTCGAATTATTCGATATTTACACGGTACTAATGTGGTCAGTCTCATCAACCAATGAGATGTGAGGACGTCAGTATAGCATCCATATCACAACGTAActatccctccacccccacccacgcCCACCGGTGGGGTTGTGATAATTGGGTGAAACTCATCagatctcaattttttttcataagatcAACAGCAGGGTTACCATAGAACCAGGGTGTACATTTTTTTGGAAAACTGTTTTCTGACCATAATCTCCCGGTGTTATAGGATATTTATAAGATTTTCAAGTTATAACCAAGCTGCTGTGAGTTACATTGTTTTCGTGACAACATTAAGGCACAATTTAACTGTGATCATACTTTCATTATTTACGAAGCTAGCTTGGTGGTAGGGCGTCATATACTATAATTAGGTCACTGCACTGGGACCTACATCTAAGCCTTAACAACACGCAATTTCCGTACGCATCAGTGTACATACTGATAATATACTTCTGCCATTAGACACTGCGCTTGAATATTAAGCACTTAAGTTGCCAGGAACATTATATGCTTTTCTGTGTACATTTCAACGAAACAAAGACACTAACAGACATAACCTGACCCGAACTGGATGACTTGATTTagacatttggaaagaatgaatgcggagaggatgacaaagaggatatacgcgtcagaagtggaggggacaagaagggagagaccaaatcggagatggaaggcTGAGTGATAAAgtttttaagtgatcggggcctgaacacgcaggagggtgaaaggcgtgcacgggaaagTACtctagagcgatgtggtatacaggggtcgattcgttgtcaatggactgacccaatGAATGTGAAACAgccgggagaaaccatggaaaggtctgtgaggcctgtttGTGCTTAGAGGTTTGagatttcgttgcattacacatgacagttgaagaatggatatgaacgaatgaggtcttttgatccgtctgttccaggcgctaccttgctaccgcAAGAAACGAAAAACAGGTATGAAAATCAACGTTGAGAAAATCTTGTAAAAGAATCTTAAAAATCTATATGTAAAAAAACTATGATCCAAATCTTGATTATACTATTAGGTCGTTATCTTCATAGCACACAATAGACAGGGTGGACCTCACTCACTACACTGAAAGTTTCATGATGCTTGCTCCCTGGTGTTGGCAGGTCAGGTGGCAGCAATGATCACAGTTTAGACAGATGACGTACGGGCGACCACCACAGACCAGCTGACGACAGGTGTCACAGATGGTGTGGGTCTTCCTGCCATCCTTCCACTGCTCACGtaccatctctcctgctggggagagGTTGGCTGGATGGTTCCTTGTAGCGCGTTCACCTTGAGCACATTCattactgcctgtgtgtgtgtctcactcccctgcagtgttgtggtgtgttgagaCGTCTCTGTGGCAAAGGTGTTACCAGAACAAGGTCTTGCATGATGAGGCGTCGTTGCCTCGTCTCTCAGCCATGTTCTTGGTGAGGATGATCCAGGCTCTGATGGTCGCAGCATTGGTCATACCACAAGACAAGAGGCATAAGGCCCACCTCTCTGTCTTTATGCTACACAAATACTGGCTGGCCATTCGGTCAAACGCTGTCCACTGCAGCTTAAGTTCTGGTTCACTGTTGGAATCACTGATGAGTTGTGAGTGTATGGGGCACAAAAGAGGGACCAGCTTTTTCTTGGGAGGCATGAGGACTGTCGAAAGAGCATGCAACCACTCCCCTCCTTgtgccgcttttttttttttcatctcatcttTGAGGGAACGTGTGGCTTATTAGGACGAGAATGCCAACAGTATACACGCCACAAATGATGAGTAGATTCAGTGACAAAGGCACTGACGTAGACTAGTTGTCGGTAGTTACATTTGTCCGTGTCAGTGTATGTCCTGATAAGCTCCTCGGTAAAGTAGTGACCCAGCTGAAGCCCATGAGAAGATTGTGGGTTGGTGTGCTTACCCAAGTGTGGAATTGCATTCAGCATGTGATTGGATTCCACATCCCACGCCACAGTGAGCTTGAGTCCGTACTTAGCAGGTTTGCTGGGAATATACAGTTAGGCTCTAGAGTCGGGCGTATACCCCCACCAAACTAACTTTAGTAAGGGAAGTCGTGATGGGTGTGTGAGCAGTGCACGGGCCACGTAACTGACcagctccctcaccacaaccagcaACCCTAGGAGCGAACAGCCTCCAGATAATGAAATAATTTCATTTGTTAATTTCCTCTAAGGAATGTTTTCTTTCCAGTAAATGACGGGCGATGATCCTCAGTCACCTTTAGTGACTGGTTAAGTTATATTTATATTGGTAATCATATAAATGTGAGCGAGTATGTTTCTGATTACCTTAACATACTGCACATACAGATAAACACGTCTCTACctaaaagaggaaatataaaTTAACATAACTTATAGTCCATGACTTGCGATTGTGGAGCTAAATTAGGAAAGTACTGGGAGTTAAGGACGGGAGAGTGGTCTGTGCCTATATTACTCATGAACAATAGCTATGATACCAAACATTATATCTAACAAAATTAACTAATCATTACTTACAAGCTGTACTAGCGGGAAGGCAGCTccgtctcctcttcttcccccctacTACTCGTTTCACACTTAGTAACCGTCAAATATAGATGAGGTGACGTGCTAGGTTCCATAATAACATGTCCCATACGTTTGTATTTCCCCATATGACTTACGTCATCACTGATATCGATGATAGGAAACTCTTGTGGACACTGGTTCGGCTTCACGCTCACAGGTGGAACCACAAGCTGTGGTGAGGGGGGAATGGGAAGGTATGTGTCCGACTACTGAAAGTGACTACATTATGAACGCACATCGTCCTTCCAAAAAGCCAGGAACTG includes these proteins:
- the LOC139757688 gene encoding uncharacterized protein isoform X2: MGVQRPSKMSGKPLNVIQRESFFDDAFFKEAWEDFDRAVQSVLDKFDNTGLKVDQGSRTQCRDVYSKIRTSKIDEDLYASQALQITEKDGKFQVVMDVKDFNPRELQVRAVDDQIVVEGSYQKVSEDGSSTSFKSFYKEFTLPPAADIDLVSTALSKDGVLTIKAPKKEGATLTEGPKVSSSSTSTSSVQQSSFNDNSSTSSFKSSSSRTVIQSSSSFDSSTTDGLEGLSKEMRDRLMFSDSGFGSTKTSTCSSPAPSEAGSESSRVSSTMEFDLSKKAPMRTEVAFNVKSPSQPSPQPVFQKTHPQQTFPPMNQQPQFQQPTHPMYQQSPQQTPQSMFQQPLQPQYQQPPQNQYQQSPQPQFQQPPQPQFQQIPHSQFQEPLQSQFQEPPRSHLQQSTQYQFQQPPQSQFQHPPQSPFQEPLQSQFSPPPQPQSEQPSESPFQPPPQPQFQQPPQSQFQGSPQSPFQQPPMSEFQQPPQFHFQKPFQSQQPPQSMFQQPPQFTPQQRIQQMFEKFPPSATQPSPQPVSKTAPQVPPSPSVAVGSGNQSNVSVTEENGRRILTSQTSNIVQEKDGIMEHKETAAEISDKDSQAARREASTKISRQEEDPEGKFKRSEAADAAEVSESCIQHMPDGSVMSVKKSSSSASSVKQSFSSSTGDSGSFFQTPNFPSGFGDLRNLMDRGHTLMSQMSTDSMASNLSGRSGFTDMSNFSHFTDASKYSDMSNFSNLSDMSQMSSRSQNQNVANTGHMPQDFNTSSRIVKSFSTSSSSSSFSKSSFSSNFGDKNF